The genomic region GCTTTGGCCACGCTGGCCATGGGCGCCAAACCTACCGATGCGGCGATGGCCTTCGGTGACGGGTTCTGGAGTCTGATTCCGTTCACCATGCAAATGGCTTTCGTGGTGATCGGCGGCTACGTGGTCGCCAGCTCGCCACCGGCCGTGAAACTGATTGACCGGTTGGCACGCATCCCGAAAAACGGCCGCTCCGCTGTAGCGTGGGTGGCGCTGATCTCGATGGTCGCGTCCCTGCTCAACTGGGGCCTGTCGCTGGTGTTCGGCGGTTTGCTGGTCCGCGCCCTCGCCCGCCGCACCGATCTGAAAATGGATTACCGCGCCGCCGGCGCCGCTGCCTATCTGGGCCTTGGTGCGGTGTGGGCGTTGGGCCTGTCGTCGTCGGCCGCGCAGTTGCAGGCTAACCCCGGCAGCCTGCCGCCATCGATCCTGTCGATCACCGGAGTGATTCCGTTCACCGAAACGATTTTCCTCTGGCAGTCCGGCGTGATGCTGCTGGCGCTGATCGTGATCTCGATCATCATCGCCTACGCCACCGCACCCGGGCCGAACTCGGCGCGCGATGCCAAGGCCTGCGGCATCGACCCGGCCTTCAACCTGCCTCCGCTGCAACCGCGTACGCGGCCCGGTGAATGGCTGGAACACAGTCCGCTGCTGATCATTGTGCTGGTGCTGCTCGCGGCGGGATGGCTGTTCCATGAGTTTTCGAGCAAACCGGCGATCACCGCGATCTCCGGGCTGAACACTTACAACTTTCTATTCATCATGCTCGGCGCACTGCTGCACTGGCGCCCGCGCAGCTTCCTCGATGCCGTGGCCCGTGCGGTGCCGACCACCACCGGCGTGTTGATCCAGTTCCCGCTGTACGGCTCGATTGCCGCGCTGATGACCACGGTCAAAGGCGCCGATGCGCAGACCCTGGCGCACCACATCTCGACCTTCTTCGTCAGCATCGCCTCCCACGACACCTATGCACTGCTGATGGGCGTGTACTCGGCGATTCTCGGCTTCTTCATTCCATCGGGTGGCGGCAAGTGGATCATCGAGGCGCCGTATGTGATGCAAGTCGCCAATGATCTGCAGTATCACCTCGGCTGGGCGGTGCAGATCTACAACGCGGCCGAAGCGCTGCCAAACCTGATCAACCCGTTCTACATGCTGCCGCTGCTGGGCGTACTCGGACTGAAGGCGCGGGATCTGATCGGTTTCTCGTTCGTGCAATTGCTGGTGCACACGCCGCTGGTGCTGCTGTTGCTGTGGGCGCTGGGGACGACATTGGCGTATACACCGCCGGTGATGCCGTAATTTGAAGAGGTTGCACCTGCCTTAGTGCAGGTGCGATCAGTTCTGTTCGGTAGGGAGTACCGTTAATAGCTCGGGCAAAGCGACCTGAACCGTTTCCCACACTACATCCAGATTGATATCGAAGTAGCCATGAGCGATTCGATTACGCATTCCGCGCATGCTCCGCCATGGAATTTGCGGGTTTTGAGCAGTGAACTCAGGATAACGATCCATCACCTTGGTAGCCGCCTCGCCAATGATGACCAGACTCATAATGACTGCTTGCTGCGTTCGCTTGTCTTCGGCGAACTCTTCCTTATTCAGGCCTTCGACAAATATCAACGCATCACTGGCGGCCTGCCGCATATGTTCAAGGTAATCGCCAAGCCGGTTTTCTATCATACGGGACGAGCCTGATCCAGAACCTGCTGCCGAAACTTCAGCGGTAGATCTCCTGGTGTCAGCAGATCGACAGTCACGCCTAACAGGTCCTCGAGCTCCACTTGCAGCCCACCGAGATCGAACAAGGTGGTACCGGGAAGTGGATCGACCAACAAATCCAGATCACTGCCTTCCAGATCAGTCCCAAGTGCGGCGGAGCCAAATACACGGGGATTGGCCACACGAAATCTTCCGACAACCTCACGGATGGCAACGCGTTGCAAATCAAGAGCAGTGGAAGGCTTCATGGATCACCGTAACCAGATTCATTAATGCAGCAGTCTAGCAGTGCCAAAGGACGCTAGACACCGCTCCATTTGTAACCCAACCGTCATCTCCCCTTGCTAGCGTCCGCCCGAAACATACTGAAACATTTAAGCAAAGCGGGCTGAGACATGAGCGACGACACAGACGGCACCGACGCACCCTCCACTGATTCCAATAACTCCGTTGACACCAGTCGCCGCCGCTTCCTCGGCGGCGTTGCGGTACTGGGTGTCGGTGCAACACTGGCCGGCTGTGGCAGCGCGGGCGATAAGCCGGGCAAACCGGTGGAGCGCCCACTGACGCCAGCCGAGCTGGACAAGGCCCTGCGCGATCAAGTGAAAACCGTGGTGGTGATCTACGCCGAGAACCGCAGTTTCAACAACCTGTTCGGTGATTTCCCCGGCGTCGAAAAGCCTATGTCGGCGCTCAAGCCCGGCGACTATCAACAACGCGATCGCGACGGCGCGCTGCTGCAAACCCTGCCGCCCGTCTGGGGCGGTGTCCTGCAGATCGGCCCGCAAACCCTCGATGGCGTGACCTACCCCAGCGCCACGCAATTTCAGGAAAACCTGCCCAATGCACCGTTCGCCCTTAAAGGCCCGAATGGCGAGGACTTGCCATTCGGCCTGGTGACCCGCGATTTGTGGCACGTGTTCTATCAGAACCAGATGCAGATCAATGGCGGCAAGAACGATGGCTTCGTCGCCTGGGCCGACTCCGGCGGCTTGACCATGGGCCACTACGCGCAGAGCCGCTATTCCCTGCGCCTGTGGGATGTCGCTCAGGAGTTCGTGCTGTGCGACAACTTCTTCCAGGGCGCCTTCGGTGGCTCGTTCCTCAATCACCAATACCTGATCAGCGCCACCGCGCCGTTCTATCCGGACGCAGCCAATTCGGTGGCCAAGTCGCAGATCGCCGCGCTGCAAAGCGATGATCCGGCCGATCCGCGCCTCAAGCCGCTGGACGCATCGCCGGCCAGCGCGATGACCGGCCCGCCGCAGTTCGGCCCGAGTGCGCTGACCCCGGACGGCTTCGGCGTCAACACCCTCGCCCCGCCCTACTGGCCGACGTGGATTCGCGATCCGGAGCGCCCGGCGTATTCCAAAGCGGATCTGCCCAACGTCATGGTGCCGCAGACCCACGAGCATATCGGCGACAAGCTGTCGAAAAAGCACATCGATTGGGCGTGGTATGCCGGCGCGTGGCAGGCGACGCTGGATCAGTACAAGGATTCCGGCGGCATTCCGAAAATCCCCAACTTCCAGTATCACCATCAGCCGTTCAACTACTTCAAGCAGCAAGGTCCGGAGAACCCCGACGAGCGCAACAAGCGTCTGCGTGATGCTGGCTTGGGTGATGAATCGAGCAGCAACAAGTTCTTCGCCGATGCCGAGGCGGGTAAGTTGCCGGCGGTGAGTTTCTACAAACCTCAGGGCAACCTGAACAT from Pseudomonas tensinigenes harbors:
- a CDS encoding short-chain fatty acid transporter encodes the protein MAVDIEDSRSARFALRCSSFAERWFPDSWVFAALAVIIVALATLAMGAKPTDAAMAFGDGFWSLIPFTMQMAFVVIGGYVVASSPPAVKLIDRLARIPKNGRSAVAWVALISMVASLLNWGLSLVFGGLLVRALARRTDLKMDYRAAGAAAYLGLGAVWALGLSSSAAQLQANPGSLPPSILSITGVIPFTETIFLWQSGVMLLALIVISIIIAYATAPGPNSARDAKACGIDPAFNLPPLQPRTRPGEWLEHSPLLIIVLVLLAAGWLFHEFSSKPAITAISGLNTYNFLFIMLGALLHWRPRSFLDAVARAVPTTTGVLIQFPLYGSIAALMTTVKGADAQTLAHHISTFFVSIASHDTYALLMGVYSAILGFFIPSGGGKWIIEAPYVMQVANDLQYHLGWAVQIYNAAEALPNLINPFYMLPLLGVLGLKARDLIGFSFVQLLVHTPLVLLLLWALGTTLAYTPPVMP
- the acpA gene encoding acid phosphatase; its protein translation is MSDDTDGTDAPSTDSNNSVDTSRRRFLGGVAVLGVGATLAGCGSAGDKPGKPVERPLTPAELDKALRDQVKTVVVIYAENRSFNNLFGDFPGVEKPMSALKPGDYQQRDRDGALLQTLPPVWGGVLQIGPQTLDGVTYPSATQFQENLPNAPFALKGPNGEDLPFGLVTRDLWHVFYQNQMQINGGKNDGFVAWADSGGLTMGHYAQSRYSLRLWDVAQEFVLCDNFFQGAFGGSFLNHQYLISATAPFYPDAANSVAKSQIAALQSDDPADPRLKPLDASPASAMTGPPQFGPSALTPDGFGVNTLAPPYWPTWIRDPERPAYSKADLPNVMVPQTHEHIGDKLSKKHIDWAWYAGAWQATLDQYKDSGGIPKIPNFQYHHQPFNYFKQQGPENPDERNKRLRDAGLGDESSSNKFFADAEAGKLPAVSFYKPQGNLNMHAGYADVASGDRHIVRALKVLRESPQWQNMVVIVTVDENGGWWDHVAPPKGDRWGPGSRVPALVVSPFARRGTVDHTVYDTASILRLITRVFQLETLDGLKQRDEAMIAQGQKPMGDLTNALHFPA
- a CDS encoding nucleotidyltransferase family protein — its product is MKPSTALDLQRVAIREVVGRFRVANPRVFGSAALGTDLEGSDLDLLVDPLPGTTLFDLGGLQVELEDLLGVTVDLLTPGDLPLKFRQQVLDQARPV
- a CDS encoding HepT-like ribonuclease domain-containing protein; the protein is MIENRLGDYLEHMRQAASDALIFVEGLNKEEFAEDKRTQQAVIMSLVIIGEAATKVMDRYPEFTAQNPQIPWRSMRGMRNRIAHGYFDINLDVVWETVQVALPELLTVLPTEQN